From the genome of Vicia villosa cultivar HV-30 ecotype Madison, WI linkage group LG2, Vvil1.0, whole genome shotgun sequence, one region includes:
- the LOC131652745 gene encoding peptidyl-prolyl cis-trans isomerase CYP38, chloroplastic-like, which translates to MASSIIPRHYCSNFASTPILFHSNTHSKPLNYSFSHTNLGLRTFTTRCSYQPPPTHHSQFDHKHKGKSFCIKQSVISIALAVGLITGVPTLGWPNNAQAANSALSDLSVLISGPPIKDPGALLRYALPIDNKAIREVQKPLEDITESLKISGVKALDSVERNLRQASRALKQGKTLIVSGLAESKKEHGIELLDKLEAGIDEFELILQDRNRSSVGPKQKELLQYVGGIEEDMVDGFPYEVPEEYRNMPLLKGRAAVDMKVKIKDNPNVEECVFHIVLDGYNAPVTAGNFVDLVERHFYDGMEIQRSDGFVVQTGDPEGPAEGFIDPSTEKIRTVPLEIMVEGEKAPVYGETLEELGLYKAQTKLPFNAFGTMAMAREEFEDNSGSSQVFWLLKESELTPSNANILDGRYAVFGYVTENEDFLADLKVGDVIESIQVVSGIDNLANPSYKIAG; encoded by the exons ATGGCATCATCCATAATCCCTCGTCACTACTGTTCCAACTTTGCCTCTACCCCCATTTTGTTTCACTCCAATACTCATTCTAAGCCTCTCAATTACTCATTCTCTCATACCAATCTTGGACTTCGAACTTTCACTACTCGTTGCTCTTACCAACCACCACCAACCCATCATTCTCAATTTGATCATAAACAT AAAGGGAAGTCATTTTGCATCAAGCAAAGTGTGATATCTATAGCACTTGCGGTCGGGTTAATAACGGGAGTTCCTACATTGGGATGGCCTAACAATGCGCAAGCAGCTAACTCTGCGTTATCTGATTTGTCTGTATTGATATCTGGACCGCCGATTAAGGACCCCGGTGCATTGTTGAGATATGCGCTTCCTATTGACAATAAGGCGATTAGAGAAGTGCAAAAACCGCTTGAAGATATTACAGAGAGTCTCAAGATTTCTGGTGTCAAGGCACTTGACTCTGTCGAAAGA AATTTGAGGCAGGCTTCTCGAGCTCTCAAGCAAGGGAAGACTTTAATTGTATCGGGTTTAGCTGAGTCAAAGAAAGAACATGGAATCGAACTACTTGATAAGCTGGAAGCTGGTATCGATGAGTTTGAACTGATATTACAAGATAGGAATCGAAGCTCTGTTGGACCAAAACAGAAAGAACTTCTTCAATATGTTGGAGG TATTGAAGAAGACATGGTAGACGGATTTCCATACGAAGTGCCTGAGGAATACCGAAACATGCCTTTATTGAAAGGGAGAGCAGCTGTAGATATGAAGGTCAAGATTAAAGACAATCCAAACGTGGAGGAATGTGTTTTTCACATAGTTCTTGATGGTTATAATGCCCCCGTAACTGCAGGCAATTTTGTCGACTTGGTAGAAAGACACTTCTATGATGGCATGGAGATTCAGAGAT CGGACGGGTTTGTTGTCCAAACGGGTGACCCTGAAGGTCCTGCCGAGGGTTTTATCGATCCTAGTACCGAGAAAATAAGGACTGTGCCTTTAGAAATTATGGTAGAGGGAGAAAAGGCGCCTGTTTATGGAGAAACTCTAGAG GAGCTTGGTCTATACAAGGCTCAGACAAAGCTTCCGTTTAATGCATTTGGGACAATGGCAATGGCAAGAGAG GAATTTGAGGACAACTCTGGCTCTAGCCAAGTATTTTGGCTATTGAAAGAAAGTGAGCTAACTCCGAGCAATGCCAATATATTGGATGGTAGATATGCTGTTTTTGGCTATGTAACAGAAAATGAAGATTTCTTAGCAGACCTTAAGGTTGGTGATGTCATAGAATCTATTCAAGTTGTTTCTGGTATAGATAACTTGGCGAATCCAAGTTACAAGATTGCTGGTTAA